The genomic stretch GGACAGGTTCCTAGCCTACCCCTGTGCAGTAGGCCAAGAGACCTTCTCCTCAGGGAGGCACTACTGGGAGGTGGGCATGAACCTCACTGGTGATGCACTGTGGGCCCTGGGCATGTGCAGGGACAATGTGAGCTGGAGGGGCAGGGTCCCCAAGCGCCCAGAAAATGGGTTCTGGGTGGTGCAGCTATGCAAGGGAAAGAGGTATGCACCTGCCATGTCTGCCCTGACACCTGTCATGCTGACTGAGCCCCCCAGCCAAATGGGCATCTTCCTGGATTTCGAGGCCAGAGAGGTGTCCTTCTACAATGTGAACAATGTGTCCCACCTGCATACCTACTCCCAGCCCGCCTTCTCTGGCCCCCTGCAACCCTTCTTCTGCCTTGGGGCCCCCAAATCGGGCCAGATGGTCATCTCTACAGTGACCCTATGGGTGAAGTGATAGCGGCGCAAGGAGGGGGAGCCTGGGCAGCCCTGGTTTCTCCAGAAGGTGATGTGGTCCCCCTCAGCAAGGCCCACCTGCCCAGCATGAGGCATTTGAGAGCCATCGGCTGTGCAGGGTGGTTTCACAAAGCGGAAATATAATCATGATTAAAGCAGTTAAACGTTTAGAGGCTATATTTACAGGTGCTTCATAGAGAAGAAAACTTCCATAGTGGGTCAGTTTCTAAAAACATATGTACCAGGCACAGTGTGGTGCAGTGTTCTTTAGTCATATCCCTCACTCTCCACTTGAAATGTTGCCATTCATCGGCTCCTCCATGGTTCAGGTTTTTATATGCAGAGCCAAGTCCTCAAATATCTACCTTCTTTGCCCTCCACAAATTCCATATTTGGGTCCTTCACagggggaaaatgaaaaagtgaagatATTTTTCAAGCTCAAATGCTAAAAGCCTCAGagctccccacctccatcccttcTACTCAGGGAAGCTGCAGGGGCAAAATTCAAAGAGTGAGGATCAGAGGGGGTCCTTTCTTTTCACTCCCTCTCCACCGCCCACCCCACCACCTGCCCCTGAGCCCCGCCGTTGCAGACGCGTTAACAGCCAGGTAACAGTTGCCAGAAACCTAGAATTCTGGTCAATGTACTCGTACCCCAACAAGGCCAAAGTCCCTGCGGGCCAAGCCCCTCACCCAATAAATTCTGACCGTTCGCAGACTGGGGAAGCGCGAAGACACCCAGGAGCGCACGGGGAACGATTGGGGGCCCACGACacagcctcagcttccccttGTCCTCGCGGTCTCTGCGCTTCGCGGAGAGCCCAGTGACCGTGCGGGGCACCCCGCTGGCCCCGGCCCCTGCACCCCACCTTTCCCCAGGCCCGACGGAGAGACCAGGCGGTGCAACAGCCCAGAGGCAGCAGCGCAGGCGGCGACGGCGACGCAAGGTCAGCGGGTGAGCAGCCTCCAATTCTGCCTGGCCCGCGGGCCGCGTGACAGGCCACGGCCAATCCGGAGCTAAACTGGGTTGTTCcaaaggaggggggaaaaaaaaaaaaaaaaaaacccagctgctTCCTGCTTCCGCCCCCGCTTCGACTCCTCTTCCTCCCAGCGTACGGTATTCCTAGGCCCTACGTTCCCGCAGCCTCTGCAGTCCCGGAGCCGTATATTCCGCATCCCAGGAGTCGCGCAGCCTTGGACCCCGGAGCCCTTGCGCTCCGAAGCTCCCCGAATCCCCTGGTGCCCTGCATCTCGCGTCCCCGGAGACCCCGCGTCCTTGCGCGCTCCCCACAGTCCCGGCAGCGGCCGGCCACCGCCCGACCCGGCGGACCACACTGCCCTCCTCCGTTCCACTGGTGCCATGGCCGCCCCGGACCTGTCCACCAACCTCCAAGAGGAGGCCACCTGCGCCATCTGCCTCGACTACTTTACGGATCCGGTGATGACCGACTGCGGCCACAACTTCTGCCGCGAGTGCATCCGGCGCTGCTGGGGCCAGCCCGATGGCCCGTACGCGTGCCCCGAGTGCCGCGAGCTGTCCCCGCAGAGGAACCTGCGACCCAACCGACCGCTCGCCAAGATGGCCGAGATGGCGCGGCGCCTGCACCCTCCGTCGCCCGTCCCACAGGGCGTGTGCGCCGCGCACCGCGAGCCACTGGCCGCCTTCTGCGGCGACGAGCTGCGCCTGCTGTGCGCGGCCTGCGAGCGCTCGGGGGAGCACTGGGCGCACCGAGTGCGTCCGCTGCAGGACGCGGCCGACGATCTCAAGGTGTGGGCAGGTCCAGGCGGAGCACGGCCTAGCAGGGGGTCGCTGCGGGTTGGGGGGGCGTGGCTTGGGCCTGGGGGGTTGGGGGCCGCATCCTGGCCCAGGTTGTGGGCTCGGGTCCCAGCCTGGTCCGGGTCTCGGGGGTGTGTAGGGGTGTGTAGCCTGTCCCAAACGGGCACCCTAGAGGGACTCGGACGCCGCCCACCAGTGAGGCGCTGGCCTGGGGACCTGGTCGTGGGGAGGGGGCGTGCTTTCTGAAGTCTAGGTCCCACAGAACCGGTGGGAGGGCTGCCTGGGGCGGGGACTGGGCAGGTTTGACTGACCGTTGACAGGGATGGAGCCGGGAGAGGAGAAAGTGGGAAGGGAACCTCAGAGGTGGCTGGTCCCAGGTGGACGTGCACGGATGAGGACTCTGAGCCCTCAGAGGGTTGTGGGCAGGGCAGGCCAGGGCCGTGGGGCCGACGCCAGTGCTGAAGTTCTGGTGAGAAGAGATGGGAAGGCAGCCAGGAAGCCActgcagagccccaggcagggATCAATGCAGGGACAGAGCCATTGCCCTAGGAGGCAGACGCCAGGGCCCACCAGCCTTTCCCAGTAGGATACTCTGCCAGCTGACAAGCCAGGGCTCAGCCCTGCTTTGAGCCCGGGCTGAGATGCCTTGTTTCTCTGTTCTGGAAATGCATTTCCTTAAAATACAAACGAACACCAGCACTCCCTTCTCTGCTAAGAGCCTCAGGGCAAACACTTACCTGGCTCACCTGGCCAGCTGCCTACTACATTCCTGCGGGTGGGTTTGCTTCTGAAACCCAAGGTATTAGGTACCTGGGTGGCATCTTTCAAACTTTTTGACGGTGGTTTGCATTTTGCTTTATGGCCAGTAGTGTCTCTCTGCTGAGGTGCATCAAGTACACGCTTTAGTCAACGTTAGAATCAGTACTCTGTCACTATCATAGAGCAAGCCTCTGGGAAAACAATAAACCTATACCTGATCCACATCACTGGGCTTGTCCTGACACAATTCTTGTGGTTTTCTTCTCACTTTGAGGTATAACATGCATACAGGAACACCCCCTCCTTACATCAGTCTAGCAGATTTGCACTTCTGTCACTGAGTACCCCAATCAGGGTGTGGAAAGTGACCAAAAGAGCAGAGAATGACCAGCAGCTCTCTAGAGGCCTCTCCCAGCTGACCTGATAAAGTCTCATGTGGTAGCACTTAATCCTGTCTATCAGGGGAGGAAAAGTCTCATGTTCTGTGACTGAGGCTTGCAAATTAAAGTGACAGATCACCAGGTGAAGGGACATATActtttaatagtcttttaaaTTGTACATGGTACAAGGGTTTCACAGAAAAGTGAAAAACTCAAGTGGTTAGACTCGGGCTTATAGTCCATTTTAACGAAGGATGATAAATTGTGGGAAAGCAACTAGACAAGCAACTAGAAAGGGGATTTGGGCTTCTAGGGCCAATAAATTGTGGGAAAGGAACAAGGAAGTATATTGAGGGGAACTAATGGAACATCAGGGTTATTTGAATAAGGTTTGTTTAGGTAGACTCATCTCAGTGTCAGCAACTTGTCTCTGGGTGGTGAGTGTTCCCCTTCCTGGTACTGGGTAGGAATCTTTCTCATGGAAAACTTATGCCCTGCGTTTCGGcagaagggaggagggcagagagctctTCCTGCATCTGCTGTTTCCCAGTCACCTCAGCTCTAAATAATCTTGATGCCATAGTGGCATGTGTTGGGATGGCATGACCCTTCACTGTATTGGTGCTTACTTTGTCTTAATGCTGGAGAAGATACCCCAGCAAACTGCCCTTACCTGCCATCAGCGGGCTGTGGCTGGTATTTGCACAGCCTGGGAGTGCTGGCTCTATAAAGCGCAACCTCCCAGGGCCCTGGTGCATCTAGAACGTGGATGGAGGGAATAGTGGAATCCCCACCAGCGCTGCTGTCACTCTTGTGATGGTCCTTCAGATCCTCCTGCATCTCGGGCCTCCTGGCTTTCCCAGGTGCCAAGTGTGTCGTAAACAGGGTTGAAGTGTGGGTTGAAGTAAATGTTAGTCATAGGCCTGAAATCAGGACCAAGGAGCCGGATACAAATGTGCCCAACCTGTGGCTCGTTCCAGTTAGCTGAAACCCAGCAAGCCCAGTTCAGGCAGAGAGAAACGAAGGAGTTTGGAAGAAAGAAGGTGGTGATGCAGTGGGAAGTTGGATTGTGGGAAGGTTGCCCTGAGAttagggtggggtgggaacaACAGAAGAAAGGATATTCAGGCAAGGGGAAGTAGCTGGTTAGGGCAGTGGTGGGAGGGCCACACCAGTTTAGAGGGCATCTCCTGGCAAATTTGAGCTTGCTCCACCTGTCATGTCCCAGGCCCAGTTTTCCACAACTAGTCCCTGCCAGCTGAGTTCAGGCTTAGCTGGGGTTGGGCAGGTGGGAGCAGGTATACGGCCCAGCCTGGAGGCCTGGCCTGGCCGGGGTCACTCTGGGCTCACCTCCCTGTAGGGCAAGCTGGAGAAATCCCTGGAGCATCTGCGGAAGCAAATGGAGGATGCACTGCTGTTCCAGGCCCAGGCGGAGGAGACCTGCTCCTTGTGGCAGGCAGGTGGCCAGGCACCCAatgtgggtgggggcagggggcatgaGGGCCCCCACAGCAGGATGCCACTGTTCACATTCAGCCTCAAGCTTCTGGGCAGCACCCCTGCCCCAGACCCCGTGTATAACCCACCTCAGGGTGGGTTtgggggttgggagtgggggtCGGGGAGGACCAGGCATGGGGGGCCCTGGGTGTATTGGTTTGGGGATCGGAGGGATGGATGCGGGGGACCCCGGATTGGGGGTTAGGGTGGCTCCAGATCCTAGGCCCTCAGCTGTCCTCCCTGACCCCCACAGAAGATGGTGGAGACCCAGCGGCAGAACGTGCTGACGGAGTTTGAGAGGCTGCGCCGTCTGCTTGCGGAGGAGGAGCAGCGGCTGctgcagaggctggaggaggaagagctggAGGTGCTGCCGCCCTTGCGGGAGAGCGCGGCCCGGCTCGGACAGCAGAGCGCCCAGCTGGCCGAGCTCATCACTGAGCTGGAGGGGCGCTGCCAGCTACCAGCACTGGGGCTGTTGCAGGTGAGCTGGCACCCATTCCTGGGGGTGGGcccgtgggggggggggtctcgaGGGAAGGCCAGGCATGGGAATGGAGAGCAGGAAAGTGGAGGAAGCATTGTGCAAAGCAGGCTGACTGACTGGTGCTTGCCTGGACCTCTCAGGTCCTCACCAGCTGGTCTCCTTCCTATGAAACACAGGGAGTGGACACCACTGCTGAACTACACGAACTGCTGTTAGCGCTTGTCTGGGAGCCCTAATGGGGACGGGCCAGTGGGTCACCACCCAGCTCTCTGAAGGTTTGGGCCCAGTGGGCTGAGAGAAAAAGCCAACAGGTCTCCCATAGGGATTCCTGTATGGGCCCAGTGCTACCCCTAAGAATCTGCTCAGCTCCTGGCCCCTGCAATTTGTGCCCGCAGGTGGGAGCCAAGGATACTGCATGTGCAGCCCAGGGGGCTTCCTGTGGGAGGTGACCCTCCTTGGAGCCTCAGAGCTGAGTGGACTTTCAGGGACCAGTAAGAGGCTCCCAGTTGCCATCCTGGGGCTAAAATTTAGTCCTTTGGCCTTTGCTGAGCCCTAGGGTGATCTTAAGCCTGGGAAGCACGAAGCATCCCGGACAAGTGTGTGGCGGGGATTGAGGGAAGTCAGCAGAAGTGGGCTATGGTCAGTAAAGTGGTGGGAGGGCTCGGCAGGCAGCTAGGGGGTGAGAGGGGGCAGCCCTCAAGGATGAGTGAATGTTGCTGGAGAAGCTGCAGGAAGCAGAGGTTCTAGAAGGAGGACGAGTTGGCCCAGGAAGTGAGATAAGAACCACAGGTTTATGTGCAATGCAGTTTGGCATCTCAGCTGAGATGTCCCATTGTGGGAGTGGTCTCAGCTGGCCTGGCTGCATTTCATGCCCTTCACCTGGGGGGATGGGTGCTGACGCAGTGTGTGTCTCTCCCACAGGATATCAGGGACACCCTGCGCAGGTAGGAGCTTTGGACTCTCCCAAGGGAAGGTGGGCAGGGTTCAAGGTGGGCCCACTGCAGGGGTGACACCTCCACTGCCCCTCCAGAGTCCAGGACGTGAAGCTGCAGCCTCCTGAGGTGGTGCCCATGGAGATGAGGACGGTGTGCAGGGTCCCAGGGCTGGTGGAGGCCTTGCGGAGGTTCCGAGGTGAGTGCTGTGCAGAGGCCGGGGGGATCCCACACACTGTCTCCAGTCCAGAGGAAGTGCCATTCCCGGGATTTTGCTGGTGGGCTGGGGTCTGTGGTAGGAACAACATGTAGGCTCCCAGTTCGTGGATGAAAAACTAGGAGGGATCAGGGCCATTGGGCAGAAGATAGCAGCTAAGGGAAGGCCAGGTCCAAGCTTTTCACTGATGCATTTAGGAAAAATAGAGGTGGGACCACCCTCCTAGGGTCATTCAGATGCCAGAGCACCCGTGTGGACCCCAGGTTTGTGGAGTCTGGGATGAAAGCTGCCCtagaatacacacacacttctctctGGGCACTAAAAGAATGGACACGGAAAGCACTCAGGGTTTCCTTCTGTGCTCTAAAGGGGCGTGAATCACAAGGAAGCATGGACTGCTTTCTAGAACGTTCCAAGATACAACTAGAAGTGGTTAGGGAATCTTTTTGAGTGAGAAGGGGCGTGGTTAGTTTGTGGGCAGTCACAAACTGCAAGGTTGTATGGGTCTGGGACAGACAGCTTCGAGGGTTGACCACTGTTCTGTCCGCAGGGGACATGACCCTGGATCCTGACACCGCCAACCCTGAGCTGGTACTGTCAGAGGACAGGAGGAGCGTGCGGCGGGGGGACCTGCGGCAGGCCCTGCCCGACAGCCCTGAGCGGTTTGACCCCGGGCCTTGTGTGCTGGGCCGGGAGCCCTTGACCTCGGGCCGCCACTACTGGGAGGTGGAGGTCGGGGAGCgggccagctgggccctgggcGTCTGCAGAGAGAACGCCAACCGCAAGGAGAAGGGCGAGCTGTTCGCTGGTAACGGGTTCTGGATCCTGGTGTTCCTGGGGAGCTACTACAACTCCTCCGAGCGGGCTTTTGCCCCTCTCCGAGACCCACCCCGGCGTGTGGGCATCTTTCTGGACTACGAGGCTGGACATCTGTCCTTCTACAGTGCCAACGATGGGTCGCTCTTGTATACCTTTCCTGAGACGCCTTTCTCGGGGACCCTGCGGGCCCTCTTCTCACCTCTGTCCAGCAGCCCAACCCCTATGACCATCTGCAGGCCGAAAGGTGGGCCCGGGGACATGCTGGCTCCCCAGTGAGCAGGCCTCTCATAGCCCCTTGTCCTACCTTCCGACTCTTCGAGACACTTGAAAAACCTGAGAAGAGGGTGCTTGTCCTCTGAGCTATGGAAAACACTCGTAATGCCACTCGGATGCGTGTAGCAAACTGAACTCTGTCACTGCCACTCCCAGGAAgccatgtgtgagtgtgtgcgggCTGGGCTGTCCTCCCTCGGGGGACTCTCCAAGGTCATCAGGTGCTGAGACCCCATTCACCAGTGCATCACACACAGTCCTTTGCAGAGCCCTGAGCCTAGGGCCCTGGTAGCTCTGGTTCCAGGAGCCTCACCAGCTTGCCCCACCCAGCCTCAGTCTGGGGTGAGACAGCAGGGCCTGCAGAACTCTCAGGCTGCAGTCTGAGCACCTCCCCAAACCCTGGGGCCACACCTTGAGAAAGCTGCTGTCTTGTGAGACTGCTGGCCAAGAGGTGGCTCCAAGCCCACCAGCCTGTCTTGGAGTCTGGTCCAAactggtgggggggtgggtctGGATGTAGTTGCCTCAGATTAACTGGGGTGCAGCAGAGTCCTCAGGTGACAGGTGATGTGGGAAAGGCCACAGGGAGGGAACTGGGAGCAAGTCACTGAATAAAGTGGTTCATTAACTAGGACACACAGATGCCCTCAAATCCCCCTGAACATGGCCCACTCAGGGCTTCTGGAAAAAGCTCCTTCCCTGGTTCCCAGTGCAGAGGTTCAGTTGTGGGAGGTctgaggggctggaggtgagTGTGAGGCTCAGAAATGACACCTCACTGTTTCCATTCGAGCGGCACTGAGAAGAGCAAGCTGGTGTTGCCCTCTCAAATGCCTCTTTAGTGGCCCGTGGGCGTGGTCCCTGAACTCAGAACCCAGAGTCTCAGtcctgcctgggggtgggggggaggccaCAGAGAGCCCTGGCTTACAAAGTCCGgggttcatttttgttttaagttttgacGCTTCTTCACCCTTCTCAAGAAGGTGTGATGCAGCGTCTCTGCACCCCCTAGATTTTTATTAATTGTAAGGACCATTCTCATAGTAAATAAACTAACAGTTGTCTGTAGTCCCCTTATCTTTAAGGTTGCGGGGTGGGGAAGTCCTCCAGAGGGCCCACCCTCTGGGAggggatacagaaacaagacgcTCACTGGTAAAGTCGGGGATGCAGCTGCTGCCCACACAAGCACCGCAACTCCCAGGTATGGTCTCCATGTTCTTTGGCTCAACACGTGTGTTCATTTCATGCAGGTACTGTgggcattttttttcagataaccTGATAAACATTTCCCATGTTCCACTGTGTTCAATAGccagtattttttcatttacttgatTATTTACTCATTCTCCCATTCTTgggcttttttgttattgttactatGTATACACCACTTTTGAATATCTTGAACAACAGTTCCTTCAAATTATGTACACAGAGGGAAGTATTTTCTCAGTTGAGTCAGGGGTCTGGCCATGTTTTTGGCTGGGGAATTATTCCCATATGATTTCCCAAGGAACGGGGCCCACTGCTTCACTTCCTGTTGAGAATCTGAGCATAGTGTTTGGCTGCTGCCTGGAGCAAGATTTGGACTTTAAGGTTTGAGACTTCCACAATGGCCACTGGAAACCTAGCCTGTGGGACAGCCTCATGAGTTTAATAAATGAACACACAACTGCCCTGAGGACGCCAAGATGCCTCTGGCTGTGGCTTTAGAACAAAGTGTAAGGGAGgaaaaatcattttccctcaacccttctgagttcttggctgagaccctgTAACAAAgctaaacaagagaaaaacaaagacgtGTATTGACATGTATACCTCAGGTATGCATAGGAGAAACCCCAGGAAAATGAGTAATTTAGAGCAGCAGCTTAGATCTCTGGCTTAGATAGCAACTTCAATAAAGAACAACGTTTATGCAGAAATGACAGGGAAAGCAGTTTTAGGCTTCCAGGGTCGTAAAAGGAACAGGTAAACTAATGGTACCTAATGCTAGTTAGTAAGGTTTGTTATATGTAGATCCTACCCTGCGCCgtcccccctgccccagccctgtgcCATCTCCAAACTGATAAGATTAGAATTGTCTCCAAATCTTTCCTGTGGAGAGGGGACAGGAATACCTCTGTAAATGTGTGTCCTGCTTTTAGATAGATGGGGAAAGGCAGGGAGCTTGTATTTGCTTCTCAACATCTCCAGCTCAAAATaattgttaccaaaccaaacttgggtctgctcgaCCATGCGTAGTAAATCCAATCCACTAACACCGGGTTGTGACGGGT from Physeter macrocephalus isolate SW-GA chromosome 2, ASM283717v5, whole genome shotgun sequence encodes the following:
- the TRIM17 gene encoding E3 ubiquitin-protein ligase TRIM17 → MGTGRTASRARGYRETCVHWRKNSLSVQYPEATPTMLKTVCRVLGQIEVLKSFQEDVVPNPFTAYPYLLLYESRQRRYLSTPMDGTPRGKDRFLAYPCAVGQETFSSGRHYWEVGMNLTGDALWALGMCRDNVSWRGRVPKRPENGFWVVQLCKGKRYAPAMSALTPVMLTEPPSQMGIFLDFEAREVSFYNVNNVSHLHTYSQPAFSGPLQPFFCLGAPKSGQMVISTVTLWVK
- the TRIM11 gene encoding E3 ubiquitin-protein ligase TRIM11; translated protein: MAAPDLSTNLQEEATCAICLDYFTDPVMTDCGHNFCRECIRRCWGQPDGPYACPECRELSPQRNLRPNRPLAKMAEMARRLHPPSPVPQGVCAAHREPLAAFCGDELRLLCAACERSGEHWAHRVRPLQDAADDLKGKLEKSLEHLRKQMEDALLFQAQAEETCSLWQKMVETQRQNVLTEFERLRRLLAEEEQRLLQRLEEEELEVLPPLRESAARLGQQSAQLAELITELEGRCQLPALGLLQDIRDTLRRVQDVKLQPPEVVPMEMRTVCRVPGLVEALRRFRGDMTLDPDTANPELVLSEDRRSVRRGDLRQALPDSPERFDPGPCVLGREPLTSGRHYWEVEVGERASWALGVCRENANRKEKGELFAGNGFWILVFLGSYYNSSERAFAPLRDPPRRVGIFLDYEAGHLSFYSANDGSLLYTFPETPFSGTLRALFSPLSSSPTPMTICRPKGGPGDMLAPQ